tgtattaaccctggttgcatatcacaTGCTCATTTGTGTGTGGTCCGTGACAGAGAGTATATGGGCCACATGCTCACAGATGGACCGTACATGACATTGCTGTtcctcagattaaaaaaaaaaaatgacacaagGGACAGGTTCTGTAATTTTTAGTTTATAGCACAGAGTATATTAGTGGTACAAAAATAAATTCTAATTATTGTTCTTGCTCATAAAGGAATTAATTTGATAAATTGTACCTCCAAAAAACTTGTGCTGTATATTTCGAAGACCAGATGCTGTAATTATGTGTTCTGCCTTTTGGTTATTGAATCTTTCTATACCATTatgctattttattttctaacatgTCAACATTAATTATAATATGACTTGATTTTGCATGTTCGAGGGCAATCTGTAAACAACGTtggttgaatattttttttttaattgttcttGCATCAATGTTACTCACTTGTCTTTaatgatacattatatacattttcagtaTAATACACCTTCATGGCTTGCGAATTTGTGTCCGATATAAAAACAGGTTTTAGCCTTTACAAGCCAAGTAATGAAGATACCGATTTCTAATCCAACAGCGCCACCGTGTGGTAAATTGTTTCAAGCACAGACTCCTAATACCAACACGTTGCGCCTTTTGTATAATCACAAACAGAAACAAACACTACTTTATAGTGTATTAGCCATGCTACACtactttgttttaatttattaaGCGATGAACTAGAAACAGTTTTTTTTGTTAAGCTTTATAGTTATGGTTCCAGCAAACTAAATGCACTTTAATCAGTTCATCAATTTTATGGGATTTTTTCCTTAAAATCATCATGTCGGTAATTAAAGTTCACCCccaagttatatatacagtaggtgcctttatggTATTAAATATTGATTTGCTTTCTGCAGTGTCGTATCAAACGCATTACTGTTTCTAATGACAGAACTGACACCTCCACATACATGGACTTAATTATACATTACTTTACAAATGAAGAGAACTATTATCATAAACAATGAAAGTGACTTAGAATGGAGatagaaatataataaaaacatgtcCTGCAGGAAATGTGAAATACTATAACGCTTTTTTGATGTTGTGGGTGGCtctgaaaagagcctttgtgttgggTATGTGGGGATCTCTGCTCCTGGTCTCGGGGGTGAAGCTCACTTGCTGCTCTTGGCCGGTTTGTGGCTCTCGGTTTTCTTGGGCAGTAGCACGGCCTGGATGTTGGGCAGGACACCCCCCTGAGCGATGGTGACCCCTCCGAGCAGCCTGTTCAGCTCCTCGTCGTTCCGCACAGCGAGCTGCAGGTGCCGGGGGATGATGCGGGACTTCTTATTGTCCCGGGCGGCGTTACCGGCCAACTCCAGGATCTCAGCGGTCAGATACTCCAGCACTGCGGCCAAATAGACCGGGGCTCCGGCCCCCACACGCTGAGCATAATTTCCCTTCCGAAGCAGCCTGTGCACACGGCCGACTGGGAACTGCAGCCCAGCCCGAGATGAGCGAGTCTTGGCCTTAGCGCGAGTTTTCCCGCCTTGTTTGCCTCTTCCAGACATCGTGTATCACTCAGACAGCAGCTCGGGTAACAGGAGAAGTGACAAACCCCGCCCCCTGTGCCCTTATTTATACACTCAGAAAGCAGCTGAACTCCTCTGTGATTGGTCAGTTTTGAAAACAGCCAATCAGTTCCATAATCCTGAAACCACCAATCGTCTAATTTGAAAGAAAACTGATGATGTCATAAACGGTCACATGATAAAGTCAGCCAATAGAAGAACAGAATGCTGGGGCTGCTAGTTTGCATAGGACTCCTATAAATAGAGCTGCTGGGGGTTTAGGTGTCATTGCTTTTTCTAGGATCATGAGAGATATTGGAGAGATTCAGAGAGGAAATCTGAGGATTGAGAATGCTGCTAGTTTGCATAGGACATAAATAGAGCTGCTGTACCTAGTGCTGTGCGGGACTGAGTCAGTCATTTCATTGATTCAGATTGATTGAACTGACCGGAGAGGCTGATGACTCCTCGAGTGGGTCACTTCCAATCACAGCGCCCGCCGCCGACACCACTTTCCGGAGTTTCAGTCGGGGATGTATTGACTGGCCCGTTTGGAGAGCCGCTGCTGCCACGTGGGGGAGAGCCGCCGCTGCCACGTGGGTCATTGCCCATCGCTTTGCTTTAtagctttattgcactgtatgCTGAGTTCTGTGTGCAGTACTGAGCCCAGAGCTGTGACTTGCTGTGACCcccggccttgcccccccccccctgcctagtgctgtgcccccccccctgtttagtgcagtgcccccccctgttctctgtgcccccccgtgctctgtgccccccccagtgctcagtgcccccccctgtgcgctgtgctgcgcccccctgtgctctgtgttgtgccccccccgcgctctgtgctgtgcccccctgtgctctgtgctgtgcccccctgtgctctgctgtgcccccctgtgctctctgctcccccctgcgctctgtgctgtgcccccccctgcgctctgtgctgtgcccccccctgcgctctgtgctgtgccccccctgcgctctgtgctgtgccccccctgcgctctgtgctgtgccccccctgcgctctgtgctgtgccccccctgcgctctgtgctgtgccccccctgcgctctgtgctgtgccccccctgcgctctgtgctgtgccccccctgaacttggtgccgtgcccccccctgcgccgtGTGCTCTTGCTCCCTGCGTTGCGTGCTTTGGGCCGTGTGCTCACcgccgtgcgtgtgtgtggctctgatttgggccgtgtgcccgccgccgtgcgggtgcgtggctctgatttgggctgtgtgctcgccgccgtgcgggtgcgtggctctgacttgtgccgtgtgctcgccgccgtgtgcgtggctctgatttgtgcagagtgctcgccgccgtgcgtgtggctctgatttgtgccgtgtgcccgccgccgtgcgggtgcgtggctctggtctgcgccttattatggcagaggcaaatgtgccacctatggagactgcaatacatgatgctgcagaagacatggactacactttagtgaagaagagagggcgagcaaactctgatagctccaatggttcttcccctccatcGGTAGCAAAGACAAAGATGCAGAAGCACAAGAAAGACCAAGGCATCAAAACATCAAACCGCTTCGAGCCACTTGCTAATGCCGATGACTGCTCAGGGCCCAGGTGCAACGATGAAGAGACTGCACTCCCACCCAAAAAGATTCGCATACCACCGGTAATGGTTAGGAATATGAAGACCCACAAGGACCTTGTCGACATCCTCACCGAGCACTGCACTTCCCCGTTTGTAGTTAAACCACGGGCGAACCACGCAAAGATCACTACCACAACTGTGGACGACTACCGGAGCTTAACGGACTGCTTTGCAAAGCAGGGCATAGAATACTACACCTTCCCACTGACGCGCCTAAAGCCCCAGAAATTTGTAATTCGCGGCTTACCAGCAAACGCCTCCGTGGGGGAGATTTCCCACGACCTCGCGGAACATGGACTTCCAGTCAAGAGCGTAGCCCAATTGACATCCCCGGTGGACAAGACCAAGAAGTTCCCTTTGTTTATTGTCACACTGGCAGAAACCCCGGAGAGCCAGCCTGCAGATCTTACCAAGATTACCAAGCTCTGTAGCTGTGTGGTAACCACAGAAGCGCCAAAGGGCAGAAAAGGCCCAACCATGTGTTTCAACTGCCAACGGCTCGGGCATACCTCTGCATTCTGCCACCAGAAGccacgctgtgtgtgttgtggagagaaccacaactccaaggaatgcccacgagataggaagaaggagccggcgacatgtgcaaactgcaaaggcccacacccggcaagctaccgtggttgcccgtacctcacaaaagcaaagcaagaggcacgggaaaagcggacaccccacctgatggagcaggcaccaaggaagacacccactactcaataccagcttccccgcctggcgccggagagacagaggaccacagaacacctgatcccagaccaaggcacggcatccacccagaggatgcaaaacccagacggacagacctacgcggaaactctcaggacaccatccaccaaccccgttgaggcggccaacccggaccccgcaggcggaaccgcaagcccaacaaactggctagagatcatccttaaaatagcgagcgctattgcgagaatggatattcaccccattgtgacaatgata
The window above is part of the Ascaphus truei isolate aAscTru1 unplaced genomic scaffold, aAscTru1.hap1 HAP1_SCAFFOLD_1930, whole genome shotgun sequence genome. Proteins encoded here:
- the LOC142477098 gene encoding histone H2A type 1-like, coding for MSGRGKQGGKTRAKAKTRSSRAGLQFPVGRVHRLLRKGNYAQRVGAGAPVYLAAVLEYLTAEILELAGNAARDNKKSRIIPRHLQLAVRNDEELNRLLGGVTIAQGGVLPNIQAVLLPKKTESHKPAKSSK